One region of Vibrio pelagius genomic DNA includes:
- a CDS encoding ABC transporter ATP-binding protein: MITFSDIQLLRGGKPLLDQASATLHPGDKVGLVGKNGCGKSTLFALIKDELSIDAGSFSKPAHWELAWVAQETPALERTAIEYVIDGDREYRGLEEQLLKAEQADNGTLVAEIHGKIETIGGYSIKARAAELLDGLGFSQDQMSWNLTQFSGGWRMRLNLAQALLCRSDLLLLDEPTNHLDLDAVMWLERWLQTYPGTLILISHDRDFLDPIVNRIVHVENQKLNEYTGNYSSFENQRAQKLVLQQAMYQKQQKQMAHMQSYIDRFRYKASKARQAQSRIKALEKMEQVLPAQFDNPFSFEFREPDALPNPILMMDEVSAGYGDNLILEKIRLNLVPGSRIGLLGRNGAGKSTLIKLLSGELKQQAGELSYSQGVKIGYFAQHQLETLHPEETPLQHMMQIAPKHTEQQLRDYLGSFGFQGDKALDKVAPFSGGEKARLVLALLVWQKPNLLLLDEPTNHLDLDMRQALTMALQTFEGAMVIVSHDRYLLRATTDDLYLVHERQVAPFDGDLNDYYKWLTDQQKIERKEAQAQAPVKDSTNSAAAKKEQKRREAEFRKLTAPLRKKLTQFEKQMDKFTADLEEAEQQLSDTSLYEAENKAKLNQVLALQATSKSQLEEVEMEWMSVQEELEQMEQDMENL, encoded by the coding sequence ATGATTACTTTCTCGGATATTCAACTACTGCGCGGCGGTAAACCTCTGCTTGACCAAGCATCTGCAACTCTACACCCTGGCGACAAGGTGGGTTTAGTCGGTAAAAACGGTTGTGGTAAGTCCACACTGTTCGCTCTCATTAAAGATGAGCTATCGATTGATGCCGGATCTTTCAGCAAACCCGCACACTGGGAACTGGCATGGGTTGCGCAAGAGACACCAGCACTCGAGAGAACCGCAATTGAGTATGTGATTGATGGTGATCGTGAGTATCGCGGTTTAGAAGAGCAACTGCTTAAAGCAGAGCAAGCCGATAACGGTACATTGGTGGCCGAGATTCACGGCAAGATAGAAACCATTGGTGGTTACAGCATCAAAGCAAGAGCGGCAGAACTACTGGACGGTTTAGGCTTCAGCCAAGACCAAATGAGTTGGAACCTAACTCAGTTTTCTGGTGGTTGGCGTATGCGCTTGAACTTAGCGCAGGCTCTATTGTGTCGCAGTGACCTACTGCTACTCGATGAACCGACCAACCACTTGGATTTAGATGCGGTGATGTGGCTAGAACGCTGGCTGCAAACCTACCCTGGCACACTTATCCTGATCTCGCACGATAGGGACTTCCTAGATCCAATCGTCAACCGAATCGTTCACGTTGAGAACCAGAAACTCAATGAGTACACAGGTAACTACTCCTCTTTCGAGAACCAACGTGCTCAGAAATTAGTCCTGCAACAAGCGATGTATCAGAAGCAACAGAAGCAGATGGCGCACATGCAGAGCTACATCGACCGCTTCCGCTACAAAGCATCGAAAGCACGCCAAGCACAGAGCCGTATCAAGGCACTCGAAAAGATGGAACAAGTACTGCCAGCTCAATTTGATAACCCATTCAGTTTCGAATTTAGAGAGCCTGACGCCCTGCCAAATCCTATTTTGATGATGGATGAAGTGTCCGCAGGCTACGGCGATAATCTGATCCTCGAGAAGATCCGCTTAAACCTTGTTCCTGGTAGCCGCATTGGTCTACTCGGTCGCAACGGTGCGGGTAAATCGACCTTGATCAAGCTACTTTCTGGTGAGCTGAAACAACAAGCCGGCGAGCTTAGCTACTCGCAAGGGGTCAAAATTGGTTACTTTGCACAGCATCAACTAGAAACCCTGCATCCAGAAGAGACGCCACTGCAACATATGATGCAGATTGCCCCAAAGCATACTGAGCAACAACTGCGTGATTACTTAGGCAGCTTTGGTTTCCAAGGAGATAAAGCGCTGGATAAGGTCGCACCTTTCTCTGGTGGAGAAAAAGCGCGCTTGGTGCTGGCTCTGCTGGTTTGGCAAAAACCGAATCTACTATTACTCGATGAACCAACCAACCACCTAGACTTAGACATGCGCCAAGCACTCACCATGGCATTGCAAACCTTCGAGGGTGCAATGGTGATTGTATCGCACGATAGATACCTGCTGCGTGCGACAACCGATGATTTATACCTAGTGCATGAACGTCAGGTCGCGCCTTTCGACGGTGATCTAAACGACTATTACAAATGGCTCACTGATCAGCAAAAAATCGAGCGTAAAGAGGCACAGGCGCAAGCACCAGTCAAAGATAGCACCAACAGTGCTGCCGCCAAAAAAGAGCAAAAACGCCGTGAGGCAGAATTCAGAAAACTGACCGCCCCGCTGCGCAAAAAACTGACTCAGTTCGAGAAGCAAATGGATAAGTTCACTGCGGATCTAGAGGAAGCTGAACAGCAATTGTCTGACACTTCTCTGTATGAAGCCGAAAATAAAGCTAAACTTAATCAAGTACTCGCACTACAAGCCACCAGTAAATCTCAACTGGAAGAGGTTGAAATGGAGTGGATGTCTGTTCAAGAAGAGCTTGAGCAGATGGAACAAGATATGGAAAACTTATGA
- a CDS encoding TIGR02444 family protein — MSSEHAPTTLTLERLWQFSLSYYSARGVKDACLTLQNQYHGNVNLLLLLKWLDEQQLTFKDTEWHNIQQCLSRSESLLLSYRELRKHLKPHVVDSLYREALQFELQLEKQQQSDLVDCINRLPLTLNPDRPLVLQYCRLLSAESLYEFFSEPLSPETHSVNN; from the coding sequence ATGAGTTCAGAGCATGCACCGACAACGCTGACGCTAGAGAGACTGTGGCAATTTAGTCTCAGTTATTACAGTGCTCGCGGCGTTAAAGATGCATGTCTGACCCTACAAAACCAATATCATGGTAACGTCAATCTACTGCTGCTCCTTAAATGGTTAGACGAGCAGCAATTGACCTTCAAAGATACTGAGTGGCACAACATTCAACAGTGTTTAAGCCGCTCAGAATCCCTGCTACTCAGTTATCGAGAGCTACGTAAACACCTCAAACCTCACGTGGTCGACTCACTGTATCGAGAAGCACTGCAGTTCGAACTTCAACTCGAAAAACAACAACAATCGGATCTGGTCGACTGTATCAATCGCCTTCCTCTGACATTAAACCCAGATAGACCACTAGTGCTGCAGTACTGTCGCTTGCTTTCTGCCGAGTCTCTATATGAGTTCTTTTCAGAACCACTGTCACCCGAAACGCATAGCGTAAATAATTAG
- a CDS encoding hydrolase, translated as MTIFTAATGLSNPHLQTLVPRFIRKQALFHPHWQTLETPDHDFLDLAWSEDPNKEGLDSKPIFVLFHGLEGSFESPYANGLMNAFAEDGWLSVMMHFRGCSGKPNRLARAYHSGEVEDARFFLRNLHAQFPNNPKVAVGISLGGNMLANYLVEYADDPLLSAATIVSAPFDLASCSSRIEQGFSKVYKQYLLNSLKSNALKKENLLAEKLGITANTIKKIEKLYEFDDLITAPLHGFKNAQDYYAQCSALPKLNRIKLPTQIIHAKDDPFMTDDVIPKFILPDNIDYRLFQKGGHVGFITGSTFNPKFWLEEALPAYYESIQDSA; from the coding sequence ATGACAATTTTTACCGCTGCGACTGGCCTATCTAACCCCCACCTTCAGACTTTGGTCCCTAGGTTTATTCGTAAACAGGCACTGTTCCACCCTCACTGGCAAACACTTGAAACTCCAGACCATGACTTTCTCGATTTAGCCTGGAGTGAAGATCCGAATAAAGAAGGGCTCGATAGCAAACCAATTTTCGTGCTCTTTCATGGCCTTGAAGGCAGTTTTGAGAGTCCCTACGCTAACGGTCTTATGAACGCCTTCGCCGAAGATGGATGGTTATCGGTAATGATGCATTTTCGTGGCTGCAGCGGTAAGCCCAACCGCCTAGCTCGTGCGTATCACTCCGGAGAAGTGGAAGATGCCCGCTTTTTCCTAAGAAACTTACATGCTCAGTTCCCTAATAATCCTAAGGTGGCGGTCGGAATCTCCCTAGGCGGTAACATGTTGGCCAACTACCTCGTTGAGTACGCGGATGATCCGCTACTCTCTGCAGCAACGATCGTATCAGCGCCATTTGATCTTGCCAGTTGCTCAAGTCGAATTGAACAAGGATTCTCTAAGGTCTACAAACAGTATTTGCTGAACTCACTTAAATCTAACGCGCTCAAGAAAGAGAACCTACTTGCAGAAAAGTTAGGCATCACCGCAAACACGATCAAGAAAATCGAGAAGTTGTATGAGTTCGACGATTTGATCACTGCGCCTCTGCATGGCTTTAAGAATGCACAAGATTACTACGCGCAATGTTCTGCACTACCAAAGCTTAATCGTATTAAGTTACCTACGCAGATCATTCACGCTAAAGACGATCCTTTCATGACCGATGATGTGATTCCGAAATTCATTCTGCCGGATAACATTGATTACCGACTGTTCCAGAAAGGTGGGCACGTTGGCTTCATTACCGGTAGCACCTTCAACCCTAAATTTTGGTTGGAAGAAGCACTGCCGGCCTACTATGAAAGTATTCAGGATTCGGCATAA
- a CDS encoding YheU family protein, giving the protein MIIPWQEIAPETLENLIKEFVLREGTDYGDVEISLQSKIDQVKQQLQSGEASIVFSELHETVDIQLTKRF; this is encoded by the coding sequence ATGATCATTCCATGGCAAGAGATCGCCCCTGAAACTTTAGAAAACCTCATCAAGGAGTTCGTGCTCAGAGAAGGCACCGACTACGGTGATGTTGAGATCTCACTGCAATCCAAAATCGACCAAGTAAAACAGCAATTGCAATCTGGGGAAGCGAGTATTGTTTTTTCTGAACTGCACGAAACCGTCGATATCCAACTCACAAAACGCTTCTAG